In one Andrena cerasifolii isolate SP2316 chromosome 2, iyAndCera1_principal, whole genome shotgun sequence genomic region, the following are encoded:
- the Dlc90f gene encoding dynein light chain 90F gives MMEDMQEETQFVVDDVSKIIKEAIEVSIGGNAYQHNKVNQWTSNVVEGCLGNLTKLQKPYKYIVTCTIMQKNGAGLHTASSCFWDNATDGSCTVRWENKTMYCIVSVFGLAI, from the exons ATGATGGAAGATATGCAGGAAGAG ACCCAATTCGTGGTCGACGACGTGAGCAAAATCATTAAGGAAGCGATCGAAGTGTCTATTGGTGGGAATGCTTATCAACATAATAAAGTAAATCAATGGACATCGAATGTTGTCGAAGGATGCTTGGGGAACCTTACGAAGTTACAAAAACCCTATAAATATATAg TCACTTGTACCATTATGCAAAAGAATGGTGCTGGACTACACACCGCGAGCTCTTGTTTTTGGGACAACGCTACCGACGGTAGTTGCACAGTACGTTGGGAAAATAAAACAATGTATTGTATTGTTTCTGTGTTCGGTCTAGCGATTTAA